In one window of Haemophilus parainfluenzae DNA:
- a CDS encoding DoxX family protein: MKNLEKYSPYVLALLRIVAAYMFILHGTAKFWEFPVSMTGGNGAVGDPMMIVGGVIEIVGSILLILGLFVRPAAFILSGQMAYAYFFMHVAGKGNLFFPIANGGELALLYSLVFFYFVFAGAGAFSLDNRKR; encoded by the coding sequence ATGAAAAATTTAGAAAAATACTCTCCGTATGTTTTAGCTTTATTGCGTATCGTCGCTGCATATATGTTTATCTTACACGGCACAGCGAAATTCTGGGAATTCCCAGTTTCAATGACGGGCGGTAACGGCGCAGTGGGCGATCCAATGATGATTGTCGGCGGAGTAATTGAGATTGTCGGTTCAATCCTATTAATTTTAGGTTTATTTGTTCGCCCAGCGGCATTTATCCTTTCGGGTCAAATGGCTTATGCGTATTTCTTTATGCACGTTGCAGGTAAAGGGAATTTATTCTTCCCAATCGCGAACGGTGGTGAACTTGCTTTACTTTACTCTCTCGTGTTTTTCTATTTTGTGTTTGCTGGTGCTGGTGCATTTTCTTTAGATAACCGTAAACGCTAA